Within Vannielia litorea, the genomic segment GCGCCGCCTTGAACAGCTCCTCCGGCAGCGAGGTGAAGTAGTTGCGGAAGAGCAGGGTCAGGATCGGCATGCCGAAGACCGAGTGCACCAGCACCAGCCCCGTCAGAGAGCCGTAAAGGCCGATCTCGCGCAGGATGATGACGATCGGGTAGAGCATCACCTGGTAGGGGATGAAGGCCCCGAAGATCAGGATGGTGAAGAACACGTCGGCGCCCTTGAACCGCCAGTTCGCCAGCGCGTAGCCGTTCACCGAGGCGATCAGGATCGACAGGAACACGCTCGGCACGGTGATCCGCACCGAATTCCAGAACCCGCGGCTGAGCCCGTCGCAGTTGAGCCCGGTGCAGGCCTCCGCCCAGGCCTTCACCCAGGGCTGAAAGGTGATCTCCACCGGCGGGGCAAAGATGTTGCCCAGCCGGATCTCGGGCATCCCCTTCAGCGAGGTCACGATCATCACGTAGAGCGGCAGCAGGTAGTAGAGCGCCACCACGATCAGCGTACCGTAGATGAAGATGTTGCGCCGCGAGAACCGGCGGCGCGGCTTGGGGCCCCGCGGGCCGCTGAGCGCGGGCGCCGCGGCATCGGCCCCGGCCACGGTGGCAGAGACGAGACCGGGATCAGACACGCTTCTTCCCTCCGAATTCGAGATAGGCCCAGGGGATGATGACCACGAGCACCGCAAGCAGCATCATCGTCGAGGCGGCAAAGCCCTGGCCGAGGTTCTGGCCCTGGAACATGTAGTCGTAGACGTATTTCGCCGGCACATCCGAGGCGATCCCCGGCCCGCCCCCGGTTTGCGCCACGATCAGGTCGTAGAGCCGCACGATGCCGCTGGCGATGATGACGAGCGTGGTGATGAAGACCGGGCGCATCATCGGGATGACGATGAAGATATAGGTCTTCCACATCGGGATGCCGTCCACCCGCGCGGCCTTCCAGATCTCCTGGTCAATGCCCCGCAGGCCAGCGAGCATCAGGCACATGACGAGTCCGGTGCCCTGCCACAGCCCGGCGATCAGAACGCCGTAGATCACGATGTCGGCGTTGTAGAGCGGGTCGAAATCGAAGCTCTCCCAGCCCATCGCCCGGATCACCGACTGGATGCCGAAATCGGGGTTGAGCAGCCATTGCCAGATCAGCCCGGTCACGATGAAGCTCAGCGCGAAGGGGTAGAGCAGGATGGTGCGGAAGGTGTTTTCAAACCGGATCTTCTGGTCGAGCAGCGCCGCCAGCACGAAGCCCACGACCAGCGACAGCACCACCATGCAGGCGCCGTAGATCAGCAGATTCTCGATCGCCACGTTCCAGCGCTCGGTGCCCCAGAGCCGTTCGTATTGCGCCAGCCCCACCCATTGCTCGCGGGGCAGCAGCTTGGAGTTGGTGAAGGAATACACCACCGTCCAGATCGTGCCGCCGGTAAAGACGACGAGCGCCGTCAGCACCATCGGGATGGCGGCGATCTTGGCGTTGATGTTCCGGAAAAGCCCAAACGGGCGGGCCGCGGCCATGGCGCTCCCCTCTCGCGCTGGTCGGGTGACAGGGGCGGCCCGTGCGCGGCCCGCCCCCGGTGAACGGCGGATCAGTC encodes:
- a CDS encoding carbohydrate ABC transporter permease → MAGADAAAPALSGPRGPKPRRRFSRRNIFIYGTLIVVALYYLLPLYVMIVTSLKGMPEIRLGNIFAPPVEITFQPWVKAWAEACTGLNCDGLSRGFWNSVRITVPSVFLSILIASVNGYALANWRFKGADVFFTILIFGAFIPYQVMLYPIVIILREIGLYGSLTGLVLVHSVFGMPILTLLFRNYFTSLPEELFKAARVDGAGFWQIYFQIMLPMSLPIFVVAMILQVTGIWNDFLFGVVYTKPDLYPMTVQLNNIVNSVQGVKEYNVNMAATLLTGLVPLVIYFISGKLFVRGIAAGAVKG
- a CDS encoding carbohydrate ABC transporter permease — protein: MAAARPFGLFRNINAKIAAIPMVLTALVVFTGGTIWTVVYSFTNSKLLPREQWVGLAQYERLWGTERWNVAIENLLIYGACMVVLSLVVGFVLAALLDQKIRFENTFRTILLYPFALSFIVTGLIWQWLLNPDFGIQSVIRAMGWESFDFDPLYNADIVIYGVLIAGLWQGTGLVMCLMLAGLRGIDQEIWKAARVDGIPMWKTYIFIVIPMMRPVFITTLVIIASGIVRLYDLIVAQTGGGPGIASDVPAKYVYDYMFQGQNLGQGFAASTMMLLAVLVVIIPWAYLEFGGKKRV